From the genome of Thermofilaceae archaeon:
GCATCGCTCCTGCAGGCGCTATTCCTACCCGTCCTCTCGCTGTACGCCAGCTATCTCGGCTTGAGCGAGGCGGAGGTGGGTGTCCTGGCGGGGGTCAGCCTCTTCCTCTACGTCCCCAGCGCCCTCCTCTCCGAGTTCATCGTCCGCAAGCACGGCTACCGGCGGCCGACATCCGCCTCCCTCGCTCTCATCGCCCTCAGCTACGCGATGCTGTCCGCCGCCCGCACGCCGGTCCAGCTCGCCTTCGCCGCGGGGATGGTTTCCCTCGCCTACGGCATCTTCTGGCCCAGCGTCGAGAAAGCCGTTTCGGCTCAGAGGGGCTCGGTGCACGCCTTCTCCGTGTCGTGGAGCGCGGGCTCCCTAACGGGAGCGCTCTCCATCGCGCCGCTGCTCAACCTCGGCTTCCAAGCGCTATACGCGATCTGCGCGGCCACAGCCCTAGCTCTAACCCCTCTCCCGCTCCGCTTCAAGGGGCGGAGCGAGGAGAAAAGCGCTGCTCGAGCCAGCCTGCGTGGGATGTGGAAGTCCTGGCTCCTCTGCGTAGGCTACTCAACGAGCGCCGGAGGGCTGCTCACCTTCTACCCCCTCGTTAGTGAGCGCCTGGGCCTGCCCAGCTACAGCGTCTCTCTAGCCACCTTCTCGATGATGGCTGGGAGAACCGCCGCCTTCTACGCGTCTGGCCGCCTCAAGCTCCCCGCCCTGCTCAGCCTACCCCTGCTGCTGGCCGTCGCTGCCTCACCGTGGAGCTCGAGCATCCCCCTGCACGCGCTGCTGGCGGCGGCAGCCGGCGTAGGGCAGAGCCTCATCTACACGCTAGCGCTGGAGGGCGTGTTCAACGCGGGTGGGGCCTACACCTCCGTTTTCGAAGCTACCATCGGGCTCGGCTACGCGCTGGGCCCCCTGATCGGAGCAGCCGCTAGACTGCTCGGCTTCGAAGCGCTAGCCGCTTCAGCTGCCGCGGCAGCGGCGCTGTCCCTACCCCCCTTAGCGTTTAGGGCGCGGCGAGGAGCGATCGAAGGTGGCGCAAACCCATCCTAGCGGCCTCTAGAGGGTCCTCAACACTCCCGAGGATCTCGATCGACAACCACCCTCCGTAGCCCACGCTTCTCAGCGCTGAGAGGATTTCCCGGTAGTCGGCCGACCCCGAGCCGGGGGCTAGCCCGTTGGTATCGTTCGCGTGGAAGTGCGCCAGCAGCGGGCCGGCTTCGCGGATGATCTCCCCGTAGGGCCTCCCCTCGTCGGTCATGCTGTAGACGTCCAGGTTGACTCGCAGGGCCGGCGAGCCCACCTCCTCCACCATTCTCACAGCCTCACCGAGGGTGTTGACCATGTCGGTGAGGTGGCGGGCGAGAGGCTCCAGCGCGATCACCACGCCCAAGTCCTCGGCGTACCTGCAGGCGCGGAACAAGCTGTCCCTCAGCAGGACCCACGCGTCCTCGCGGCTTTGACCGGGTAGGGTGCTGCGCTGCTTCGGCGAGCCCAGAACCATTACCCTGCCGTTCAGGTCTGCGCAGAAGCGGGCTAGCTCGCCCATGTACTCCACCGTCCTCTCTCTGACCGCGGGGTCGGGGTGGGCCAGGTGGAGGCCCGGCGGCGAAACGAGGAGCCAGTGGAGCCCGCAGATCTCGAGGCTGAAGCTCTGCGCCGCCTCTAGAAGCTTAACCCGCTCCGCGCGTGGGATCTGCCTCACGTTAGAGGCCAGCGTGTAGGGGGCTACCTCAACCCCCTCGAAGCCCAGCCCCGCGGCTACCTCTAAGGCCTTCTCCCACGGGAGGGGGAGGACCTCGTTGCAGATGGAGATCCTCACGCTACCACTTGTCGTAGTGGACGATCTGGTCGAGGGGCTTCCTATCGGTCACGGGCCCCTTCTCCTCGGCGGGGTAGCCGAGCGGCGTCAACGCGACGACGCGAATGTGCTCGGGGATGCCTAGAGCCTCCTTCACGGCGCGCTCGTCGAAGGCGGCGATCCAGCAGGTCCCCAACCCCTCGTTGGCTGCGGCGAGCACGAGGTGCTCCATCGCAATCGCCACGTCCACCTTCCAGTACTCCTCCCCATCCCTCCTCCTCCAGGCGACAGTGGGATCGGCGCAGGCGACGATGATGACGGGGGCCTTCACGAACCATTCTCGAGGGTAGGCCTTCCCCAGCTTCTCCTTGACCTCCGGATCCCTCACGACGATGAAGTGCCACGGCTGCCTGTTGGCGGCCGAAGGGGCCAGCCTAGCGGCTTCAAGCACCCTCAAGAGCTTCTCATCCTCAACAGGGTCGGGCTTGTAGGCGCGGATGCTCCTCCTCCTTCTCACAACCTCGTAGAAGTCCACGGGCTGCACTCAGACCCGCGTAAATATGGCTTGCGCTGTTGACGAAGGCAGCGGCAAGTTGAGGGGCATGCGAGGGCGAGCGCTACCTGAGCTTGAGTACTCCGCCCCCCGTTTGCTACAGTGGGGGTGGGTTAAACCGGTTGATGCGAAGGCCGGCGGCCTTATTTTACCCTACTGGGGTCCTCCTTTCTCGATGGTTAAACACTACGACGTGGTGGCCTTCGGCACAGGTTCTGCGATGAACATCGTTTCAGCGCTGCTTGCGAGGGGCTACAGGGGGAGGGTGGCGGTCATCGAGAGGGACATGGTCGGCGGGATCTGCCTGATGAGAGGTTGCATACCGTCCAAGATGCTGGTGGAGGTCGCGAGGAACGTCAGGAGGGTAAGGGAGGTGGGCAAGCTCGGCATCAATGTAAAGCTGGAATCTGTCGATTTCACCCGAACGATGGAGAGGGTTTGGCGCAGAATCTCCGAGGAGAGCAGGATGATCGAGGAGTCGCTTAAACGGCACCCGCTCATCGACTTGTACCAGGGGACAGGCACGTTCATCGGCGAGTACACGGTGGACGTGGCTGGGAGGGAGATCGAGGGGGATGTTTTCCTCCTCTGCCTCGGCTCGAGACCGGCCGTCCCCAACGTACCGGGGATCGATGAGGTGGAGTACCACACATCCGACAGCTTCTTTCGCGAATTAAGGGAGTTGCCCCGGCGGACCGTTGTCGTGGGTGGGGGCTTCGTCGGCCTGGAGCTCGGCTTCTTCCTCGCTATGATGGGGAGCCAGGTGACGATCCTGCAGAGGAGGGACAGGATCCTGCCCGAAGAGGAGCCAGAAATCTCTGAGCTCTTGAGGCGTGATCTCTCGCGCTACATGGACATACGGGTGAACCACGAGGTTGTCGAGTTCAGGAGGAGCGGGGGGCGCCAGATCGTTGTCGCCGAGAACAAGCTGACCGGGGATAACGTCGAGTTCGAAGCGGACCTGATCCTAATCGCAAGCGGCAGAAGGTCGAACAGCGACATCACGAGGCCCGAGAAGACCGGCGTGAAGGTCGATGAGAAGGGCTGGATCGTCGTTGATGAGTACTTGAGGACGACGAAGGAGGGGGTGTGGGCCTTCGGCGACGCGACTGGCAGGCTGATGTTCAAGCACAAGGCCAACTACGAGAGCATGATCGTTTACCGGAACGCCTTCCTCGGCGAGCAGGTGAAGGCCGAGTACCACGCGGTCCCCCACGCGGTGTTCACGGAGCCGGAGGTCGCGAGCGTGGGTATGAAGGAGGAGGAAGCCGCGAAGAAGTACGATATCCTCGTTGGGTTTGCGACCTACGGCGAAACCGCTAAGGGGGAGGCTATGATGGCGGAGGACTACTTCGTCAAGGTGATCCTCGAGCGCGAAACCCTAAGGATACTGGGGGCCCACATCGTGGGGCCCGAGGCTTCGATCCTGATCCAGGAGATCGTCAACCTGATGTACTCCGACGGAACGGCCGCGCCGATCTACCGGGGGATGCACATACACCCGGCGCTATCCGAAGTCGTCGAGCGAGCCTTCTACCACCTGCACGAGCCGGGGGAGTGGAAGAGGCATTTACACCACGGCCACTAGCCCGTGCGCCCGTAGAGCGGCGCTAGCCCGGGAGCAGTCTTATTAGCGCCCGTCGCGCCTCGAGGGCTATGGATCTGAAGCTCGCTTGGGTTGCGGTGGCAGTGGCGCTGCTCGCCGCGCTCTTCGCAGCCCTCCTGAAGCGTAGAGAGGGTGGGGCGGTGAAGCTGGTCGCCTTCCCCGCCAAGCCGATGGAGCGGGTCTTCAAGGATACGCCTCCGCCGGACGAGGTGCAACCGCTCAGGCTCTCAGCGGTGAGGAACGAGTACGTCGGCAGCATGTTCGGCGTTTGGAGCAGCGAAGCCGTGAAGGGGCTTCGCCTCGAGACCACAGACCTCGTGACGGAGAAGGGGAGGATCGATTCGAGGAACGTGAAGGCCTTCTTCGTCGGCTCGATCCCGCTCACCTTCAACTCCCCAGCCCCGGCGGAGGAGCTGGAGAGGCGGGCGCCCTGCGAGATCCCCGACCCCATCCTCGAGGAGCTGGAGGAGGTGGATCTGGAGGCGGGCGTGACACAGCCCTGCTACCTACGCATCTACGTCCCACCCGACGCCGAGCCCGGCGTGTACAGGGGCTACGTTGTGGCTAAGGCGCGGGGCTTCGAAGCGAGGTTGGAGGTGGTGCTGACCGTGCACCCCGTGACGCTGCCGGGCAGGAGGAGCCTCTACGTCACCAACTGGTTCAGCGTCTGGAACATCGCCAAGCACCACGGCGTCGAGCTCTGGTCGGAGGAGTTCTGGCCGATCTTCGAGCGGTGGGTGAAGTTCATGAGCGAGTACCGGCAGAACGTATTCTGGGTCCCCCTCGAGACGATTAGGGTCTACAGGAGCGCTGAAGGCTACCGGTTCGACTTCACGATCTTCGACCGCTACGTGGAGATCCTGCTCAAGTACGGCGCGGATCTAATCGAGCTCACCCACGTTGCAGGCTTCAAGCAGTGGGGTGGGCGGGAGATCCAGTTGAGGAGCTTCGATGTCGTCTACGGGCCGGGCGACGTGAGGAGCGAACCCGGGGAGCAGGTGCTACCCCACCTGCTTGGAGCGCTAGAAGCTCACCTCCGCGAGAAGGGTTGGCTCGAGAAAACAGTGGTCCACGTCGCTGACGAGCCAACCGAGGACGGCGTCGAGGAGTGGAGGAGGGTCTCGAGGCTGGTCAAGGAGCACGCGCCCGGGCTCCGTAGGATCGATGCTGTCGAGACGACGGGCTTCGGCGGCGACCTCGAGATCTGGGTTCCCACGCTCCACCACTACGACCAGTGGATGGAAGAGTACGAGGCTGCGAGGAGGCAGGGGGCTGCGCTCTGGTTCTACACCTGCCTCAACCCTCAGGGCAGGTACCCGAACCGCTTCATCGACTTCCCCCTACTCAAGACGCGCATCCTACACTGGATCAACTACGCCTACGACCTCAAGGGCTTCCTCCACTGGGGCTACAACTGGTGGCACGGCGACCCCTTCAAGGAGCTGAACCCCCAGCTGCCGCCCGGCGACACGCACATCGTCTACCCGGGGAAGCGGGGGCCGCTGCCCAGCCTGAGGCTGGAGGCGATGAGGGACGGCCTAGAGGACTACGAGCTGTTCAAGCTCCTCGAGGATGAGATCTCGGCAGTGAAGAGGGAGCTGGGCGGGAAAGCCCTCGAGCTACCCTTCGAGCGGAGAGCGCTCGAGCTCTGCCGCAGGGTCGTCCCATCGATAACCGGCTACGCACGGGACCCCGGGAAGCTGCTGGAGGTCTGGGAGCAGGTGGTCAGGGAATTGGTTCAGCTGAGGGAGAGGCCTCTAGCCCTCGTCCTCACCGAGCCGCCGGAGTGGGAGCCGATCGTCTGGGGGCCGCTCATGGTCCTCGTGAGGGGGGTTTGCGAGGATGGGGCTGAAGTGGAGGTGAACGGGAAGCCCGTGCCGGTGAGCAACGGCTACTTCGCCACCTACGCCTTCCCCGGCCGCAACGGTGAAATCGCCGTGAGAGTGCGGAAGGGCGGCCTCGAGAAGGTGATCGTCCGGAGGTTCTCGATAAAGGAGTAGTGAAGTTTTAGGCCCCCGCGAGCTACGGCCCACCGTGGCCACCCAGGAAGCGGAGAAGGATAGGCTGATCGAAGCCGTGCTCAACGTGCTGCGGAGGAACCCGAAGTTCTCGAAGATCGAGGAGCGCAACGTGAAGCGCATACTCAGGAAGCTCGAGCTCGAAGATCTCACCTACCTAGCCAACGTCTTCGACGTCTACTCCGAGTGGCTTGAAAGAACCCTCAGCGGAGGTACGTAAGCCGGGAAACGGATCTTTACGATCGGGAGAGAGGCTGACGAAAGGTTCTAGCCCATCTAGGTATCCGGTATCCAGGCCGTGAAGATTCGGCCCCAGTTCGTTCCCTGATCGAACGCGTAGACTGAGTACCTGAAGGGGTCGTAGGCGTTTCTTATGACGCAGACCCTAACGCTGGAAGCTGCGTACCTTATCACGAAGCTGAGGCTCACCCCTATCGTCACTCCACCTGTAGGGTAGGAAACTCCGAATGATAGGGAGACGCTGAGACCGCCGAACTGCCAGGTACCTGAGATGCTCCAGGTCACGCAGGCACCACCGTCACCTATCGGTTTGACGTTTCCACTCATAGCCGGTGGAGTGTAAGATCCCTCTTCAAGGTAGTAGGCACCCCCCAGGGCCCGGTGGGGGAAGATGCACTCGATTATCTGCGTTAAAACGCCGTTATCGTACCTCTCCCACCTCTCGTACCTCCACCGGATCCACATCCCTAGTCTGATCCAGTAGCCGCCGTCCGGTGCTCGTACCGTAGAGTGGAACGTGAGGGTGCCGGGTAGTGAAACCCCCGACATTCCGCTGCTCCAGCTCGCACTCGGTAGGCTGCTGTAACTGGGAGCCGCTCTGCTCTTCGACTCGAACCAAAACGAAACGCCCTGCGGTACGGTGAGCTCTACGGATACGCCCAAATCGGGGTGCAGAACCGTGAATGCGGAGAGCCCGTCCCGCTCCTGCACCTCAACTAGGTGGTACCATGTGCTAGAAGGCGCGGGTGCTGAGGGTCCTGCCAGCTTTGAGGCGGGCTCAACCTCAACGGTGAGGCCGATGACCGGGTCTTTCATTTCAATGCCGATGACTACTGCTCCGCACGAGTTGTCGACGGTGGATGCGACGATGAGCAGGTTCTCGACGTTGTAGAGGTCCACCCAGCTCACCCTGCCCAAGCCGTCCACGCTCGCCACCCTGTTGAGGTGGACTCTCGGCAGCGCAATGACTGCTGAATCCCCGAGACCCCTGTGCACCACCCTCGAGGTGTGGTTGTTCGTTGGGCTGGCCAGCCAGATGACGGCCACGTCGCGCACAGCGGAGTAGCTGCCGTCGGGCCCCCTCACCCGAACCCTGAGTTGGACGATCGCTGAGGGCAGCTTGGCGTAGGGGGTCGTCAGGTAGTATCCCATCCAGGTGAACGCCGCTTGAACGCTGGGGAGGAGAGGTAGGGAGGCTACCAGAGCGAGAGTTAAAATCGCCAACCCGTTGTAGAGGACGACCTTGCTCCGCTCACTCAAGCCCGAGTTGCGCCTTCTCATCCCGTGACGCTCGCCGGCCACAACAATAGTGAATAGCGCTTGGCGCTACTTAAAATTGATCCGAACCCGAGCGTAGAGCAGCGGTATGGCCAGGCTGGAGATGGCTGCGGCGGCCAGGTACATGGTTGTGAAACCGTACGTTGATAGGAGCACGCCGAGCAGGTAGCCCCCTACCATGTTACCAACGTTGGAGGCTACGGGGAAGATGCTGGAGGCCACTCCGGCTGCGCCGGTCATCTGCTCGGTCAAGTATGCCACGGTGACGACGTATAGCCCACCAAAGGTTAAGCCGTGGAGGAGCTGTGCCGCTATGACGAGTAGGGGGTTTCGAAGTAAGCCAGTGAGCATGAAGCGGACAGGGTAGGCAGCTAGGCAGACTGCAATGACCTTCCTGCGCCCCACCCTATCGGAGAGAGAGCCGAGCAGGATCATGGCTGGGATCTCGGCGAGAGGGGTTACTGTGAAGGCGAGGGAGGCGAGCAGCTTGGACGCGTGGAGCCCCTGAGTCATGTAGAGCGGCAGGAAGGTGTAGTAGGCAGGGTTCGCGATGGAAGCAACGGTTATCGCAGCCACAACGGACAGCACGTCGCCCCGCCTCAGTGCCCCGAGGTCGAGCTTCCTGCTCCCTTCACCGCGAGCCGCGAGCCGCGGGAGCCCCGGGCCGTAGAGGAGCGCGGAAATCGTGAAGAAGGCTGCGGAGAAGGCGAAGGAGGCGTGGAAGCCCCACACCTGCGCCGAGTAGCCTCCCGCCAGCGTACCGACGATCCAGCCGGCGGCGCCCGAGGTTCTCATCGCGCCGAAGCCCGCCCCCCTTTTCGCTTGATCGAGGTAGTCCATCGCTACGGCCGCGCTCAGAGACATCGTCGAGAAGGCCAGTGCGATGTAGAGGGGGTGCAGGAGGGCGAAGTGGGCGAAGCCCGTGGCCGCGGTGTACGCTACGACTGCTGAAGCCGAAGCTAGGCAGAGCAGGGCTTGGAGCGAGCTGCGCCCCCCGATCACGTCGGAGAAGTAGCTGATGAGGAGCGTGGCGGCCAGCGAGATGGAGGCCGCAAGCGACGCCAGGTACCCGATCTCAACGTCGGCGAGACCCCTCCAGCTCATGTAGACGGGGAGGAGCGGGTTAGCCGAGCCGGTCCCCGCGTAGAGGAAGAACATGGCCGCCCAGAGCCTGGCTAAACGCCAGGAGTCCTGTTCTACTGCTGGAGTGCTGGCTTTCACGGCGCCCCCCTACGCTCCGCTTTTAAACAAGCTTTCCCGCTCCACCGCCGTGCATCACGAGAAGGGGAGGGGCTCGGAGCTGCTTGCCGCAGCGTGGAGGGTTGCCGATGAGGTTTCCTCAGCCTTCACGGGTAAGAGGGGGGTTGTCGGCATCGTCTATTTAGGAGGTTTGGCGCGCGGGTACTTCGACGAGCACTCCGACATCGACGTGGTCGTGTACAAGAGGAGGGGCGCTAGGCTAGGTTGGCCCCGGGAGAAGGAGTACGAGTACAGGGGCTTCACGATCGATCTCGAGGTAAGGGACTACGAGAGGGATCTCTACAAGCGCTGGAGCTTTGAGGAGCGCTGGGTTTTCCTCCACGCGCTCGTCAGATACGACCCGTACGGGCTGGTGAGAAAGCTCCTCGAGCTGAAGGTGCCGCTGAGCGAAGGCGAGAGGCGGAGGCTTCTGATGGAGGAGCTGTCCAAGGCCGGGTGGAGCCTGAGCGACATCGATGCGTGGCTGCACAGGGGCGACCCGCTCAGCGCCCACCTCGCCGCAATCACCTCGCTGAGGCACCTCCTGCGCGCCCTCGCGGTTTACAACGGGGTCCCTCCGCCCCCTGACAAGTGGCTCCTGCACACCGCTTTCTCGCTGGGGGAGAGGCCACCGCAGTTGAACCAGCTGGTGCAGGATGTCCTTCTAGCTTCGAGCCCTACGGGGTTCGAGAGGAGGAAGGCGGCGCTGCGCGCGCTTGAGAGCTGGCTGCACGCGCGGGTTCGGAGGTGAAAGGTTTTAGGTTTTAGACGAAATAAGTTTCGCTTTCTGAGCTAGCTACCTTTATTACGCAAGCCTCACGGTCGCACCGCAATGAGAGTTACCCCACTGCTCGTCGCCGCGCTGGCGTTGACGCAGCTTGCCCTAGCTCAGCCGTTCCCCGTGTCGGTGAAGGTTGACGCGTCTGTGCAGGGGTTCTACGGCCCCCTCACCTACCGCGTCACCGTCACAGCCTCTCGTCAGGTCGACGTGAGGGTCAGGGTGAGCGTCATCGTGCCGGGCGGCCCCCAGCTTGGCTGGAAGACTCTTTGGGAGGGGAGGATGGGAGAGGGCGAGACGAGGGTTATCGAGTCTCGCGAGGACTCTGTGCCGCGGCTCGGGAGCTACGTGATCTGGGTTGCCGTCGACTTCACCAGCCCGCGCGACTTCATGGTGATAGACAGCAGGTACTACTACGCCACCTACGATATGATCCACGTGGTTACCGTCTACGAGCCAAGCGCGGAGCACTGGAGGAATCTCTACCTGCAGGCTCTCAACGAGAGCGAGAGGTGCAAGGTGCTCTACGGCAACGCGTCAGCCACCATAGTGGTCCTCAACGCCAAGCTCAGCGCACTGGAAGCCCAGCTCGCCAGCCTGGAGCAGAGCTACAGGAGCCTCTGGGCAAACTACACCCAGCTGCAGGACAACTACTCGGCTCTAACTCGGGAGCTCGCGGCCGCCAGGTTCGAGCGCGACGCGCTGAGGGAAGCACTGAGGAGGGAGGAAGAGCGCTCAAGAACTCTGCTCACCCTCGCGATAGCCCTCGCAGCCCTCTCGACACTCACCGCAGCGGTACTAGCGCTGCAGATCGCGAGGCGGAGGTGGGTTGGAGCGCCGCCACCGCCCCCTCCTAGACCTCTCAAGAGTTAGGGGGGTTGATCGTACCCTCCGGTTAAGGACCCCTCGCCGAGAGCTCGGGGGTAGATCGTGTCGAGCGCGTCGGTTAGCTTCCTCGCTTTCGCCCTGCCGATAACCTTCTCGAGCTCGTGGAAGGGGGCCGTCAGCGCCCTGCGAGGCGTCTTGAAGTGCAGCAGTAGCTTGCGCGCCGTCTCCCTCCCGATCCCGGGTACCGAGGTGAGGAGCGAGATCTGCACCTCGGCGAGGTTCCTGGGGCTCCCCCTCCTCAGCTTCGAGGGGGGCAGGTAGCTCCTCCTGCGGGCGGTCATCCTCCTGTAGAAGGCGTAGACGACGTAGGCGGTCTCCTCCGCCCCGCTCGTGCTCACAACGCTCACACCGCTCAGCGCCAGGGTTGCAGCAGCCTCAGCCAAGTGCCTCCGCTCGGTATCGAGCCCCCCTTCAACCACGATCACCAGAACACCGGCCTCAGCGAGCTCTTCAGCCAGCCCGCGAGCCCCCCTCTCGGCGGTAAGCCTTTCAAACTCCTCTGCCGTAAGCCTCTTGATTCCCACGGAGCCTACCCTGAAGTCCACCACTCCCATCTCCTCGAAGCGGACTGGCACTCCAATCCTCCTCAGTACCTCAACGACGCCGCGCCCCATCTCACGCGGGCTCACGATTACACCGCTCTCCGCCACACCCACCCCCTTCAATCCGCTCCTTAATCGAGGATGAGCAAGTAAGTAATGCTTAAAAGGGGTTTGACCCCCTACTGAAAATGGCGCGCGCCGGAGGAGAATCCACCCCCCGCTACCACGGCTGCTATCACGCGCTGCCCGAGCGGGGTGGGGAAGCCAGGTATCCCGCGGGGCTCATAACCGTGCGCTCGGGGAGAAACCCCGAGGTCGGTGGTTCAAAATCCGGCGCGCGCCACGACCTTCTCACCGTTCATCTGACGTCTCTGCGGCAGTGCTGGCGCTCTACCGCGCGCAGAGTATAACACGGCGCCGGTGTTGTTAACCGCACGGCTGCTGAGAGGGCGAAGGATCGCTTGATCTATAACGCTCATTTAGCTGCGTTGGAATCTGAAAGCATTTATGCCCTTTACTCGAAAGCCGCGCGTAAATGCGCGTGGGACATAACGAGTTAAGCAGCGAACTATGGAGGGTATACGTTCTGGAGAGGGAGAAAGCCGCAGAAAGGGATCCGCACGGTCGAGTGCTGGCTAAAAGCCTTGGCGGCGACCCTGCTGAGCCTATAGTCTCCGAGTTCCTGCATGAGAGAGGTTTCCACGTCGAGTGGCCGAAGGGAAAGCGCTTCGCCGTTTGCTTGACGCACGACGTTGATTGGGCGTACCCTCCATCCAGGCATACCGATAGAGTGCTGCACGGGAAGGGGAAAAACACTCCACTTCGAGCGAAGTTGCTGTGGAGGCTGGGCTCGATCAGCGGATGGCGCCTATATAACCCCTACTCGCTGGACCGAGTTGTAGAGGTTGAGCGTGAGTTCTCAGCAGTATCGAGCTTAATGGTGAAGGCTACGCCGAAGGAGTGGCTTGACGAGAGGTACGAGGACTTTTACAGCCTGGACTTCCTGGCAGGGCGCCTCGAAGGGCTCACCGATGAGGGCTGGGAGGTCGGGCTTCACGCAGGTTATGCTTCCTACAACGACTCGGGAAGGCTGGCTAGGGAGAAGGCTCTCTTGGAGAGCGCGTTAAGCGGGTACAGGGTTGTGGGAGTGCGCATGCACTACCTGCGCTTCGCGTACCCCGACACTTGGCTGGCGGTTGAGGCGGCCGGCTTCAAGTACGATACGACGCTAGCCTTCCCAGACCGGCCGGGTTTTAGGAATGGGATGTGCTACCCCTTCCATCCGGTCGTCGATGACCGTGTGCTGGGCATGCTGGAGATCCCGCTGGCCGTCATGGACACCACTTTCTGGGGCTACATGCGCGTCCAGCCTGGAGAGGCGTTTGAGATGATCAAGGGGTTGGTCTACCGCGTGGAGAAGTTGAGCGGGGTTTTAACGGTGCTCTGGCACAACAATACTTTTTGCGAGCTACTCTACGGCGAGTGGGGTAGGATGTACAGAAGCCTGCTCTCCTTCCTTAAGAGTAGGGGCGCATGGCTGACAAATTGCCTGAGCTTGTGGGAGTACTGGGTGGACAACTACGGGTGAGAAATTGAGAAGGGTGCTGGTAGCATCGATAGCCTCGAGGAAGGCACTCGCAATAGCACTTTCCCTAAGGAAGTACGGCTACCTTGTCTACGGCTTGTCGCACGCTAAGCATCCCCACTTGTTCTCGAGGTACTTCGATAGGAAGGCTGTAGTGAGGTGCTCCAGGAGTGGGCCGGCCTGGGCTATGTTCGCTGCGAAGGTCGCTGAAGCTTGGAAGGTGGATCTTGTGATGCCGGTTGACTTCGTCGACGTTGAAGCCTTCTCCCGTCAGCGGGATCTCTTCGAGAGCGTAGGGAGCGAGCTTGCAGCTCCCCCCTTCGAGTCCGTTAGGCTGGCGGCTGACAAGGAGAGGCTGCCCCAGCTCCTGAATCGGATAGCCAGGGTTCCAAGGCAGGTTGTCGTTCGAGAGCCCGGCTCCGTCGTTGGGCTCGATGCTCTCGAGCCGCCCCTAGTCGTAAAGGGGTTAGGGGACGCCTCGAGGCCTGAGTACTTCCCAGATTGGAAGGAGGCGGAGAAGAGGGCCGCTGAGAGGGCTCCCTGCCTCGTTCAGGAGTACGTCCCGGGTGTCGGTAGGGGGTACTACGCCGTGGCTCTGAGCGGGCAACCGATCCTCGAGTTCACGCACCAAAGGATCCTCGAGTACGATCCGGCTGGTGGGGCAAGCTTGGCGGCAAGAGGGCCGGTGATCGATCCCAGGCTGTTCAAACTGGGACGGGAGATCATCGGTTTGCTGAAGTGGACGGGGCCGATCATGGTTGAAACGCGCTTCACCCCTGAAACTGGGGAGTACCACGTGGTTGAGCTTAACCCGAAGTTCTGGGGCAGCTTGGACCTTCCTGTCTCACTCGGGTACCACTTCCCGGCCGTCCTGGCTGTAGCTTGCACCGAGGGGCTTGAATCAGCGAAGAGCTTAGCAGCCACCTTGAACGTCCGCAGCGGCAGCTTCTACTGGGTTCTAGACGGGTTGAGGTACTTGGCAAAAACGCCAAAGGCTTGGAGTCTGCTGCTGGCAGGCTCGGTGCGAGAAAGGCGCAGCGACTTTGACGCCTCCGATTCGGCCAGGGTTCTCGCTCAGCTAGCGATTGGGCTCAGCAGGCTACCCCGCGAGAGGAGGCAGTGGGTAAGCTCAATGTTGAGCGACTTGCGCAAGCTGGAATGGTGGCACCGTAAGTTAGTGCGTGAAGGTGCTAGGGCGATCCTCTTCGACCTGGACGGGACGCTGGTGCACTTGCCCGTGGATTGGAGGGCCGTCAAGCTCACCCTCTTACGGGAGGGCTTGCTAATGCCGTGGGAGGGGATTGTGGAGGCATTGAGGAGGCTTTGGGTTATCGATAGGACCGCCTACGAGAAAGCCTCCGCCATCGTGGAAGAAGCGGAGCTTGAGGCTGCAAAGAGATCCGTGCCCCTCGTTGATCCGCATCAACTAGCCAACCTGAC
Proteins encoded in this window:
- a CDS encoding MFS transporter encodes the protein MHAYVVSYAASLLQALFLPVLSLYASYLGLSEAEVGVLAGVSLFLYVPSALLSEFIVRKHGYRRPTSASLALIALSYAMLSAARTPVQLAFAAGMVSLAYGIFWPSVEKAVSAQRGSVHAFSVSWSAGSLTGALSIAPLLNLGFQALYAICAATALALTPLPLRFKGRSEEKSAARASLRGMWKSWLLCVGYSTSAGGLLTFYPLVSERLGLPSYSVSLATFSMMAGRTAAFYASGRLKLPALLSLPLLLAVAASPWSSSIPLHALLAAAAGVGQSLIYTLALEGVFNAGGAYTSVFEATIGLGYALGPLIGAAARLLGFEALAASAAAAAALSLPPLAFRARRGAIEGGANPS
- a CDS encoding sugar phosphate isomerase/epimerase family protein; the protein is MRISICNEVLPLPWEKALEVAAGLGFEGVEVAPYTLASNVRQIPRAERVKLLEAAQSFSLEICGLHWLLVSPPGLHLAHPDPAVRERTVEYMGELARFCADLNGRVMVLGSPKQRSTLPGQSREDAWVLLRDSLFRACRYAEDLGVVIALEPLARHLTDMVNTLGEAVRMVEEVGSPALRVNLDVYSMTDEGRPYGEIIREAGPLLAHFHANDTNGLAPGSGSADYREILSALRSVGYGGWLSIEILGSVEDPLEAARMGLRHLRSLLAAP
- a CDS encoding nitroreductase family protein: MDFYEVVRRRRSIRAYKPDPVEDEKLLRVLEAARLAPSAANRQPWHFIVVRDPEVKEKLGKAYPREWFVKAPVIIVACADPTVAWRRRDGEEYWKVDVAIAMEHLVLAAANEGLGTCWIAAFDERAVKEALGIPEHIRVVALTPLGYPAEEKGPVTDRKPLDQIVHYDKW
- a CDS encoding dihydrolipoyl dehydrogenase, which gives rise to MRGRALPELEYSAPRLLQWGWVKPVDAKAGGLILPYWGPPFSMVKHYDVVAFGTGSAMNIVSALLARGYRGRVAVIERDMVGGICLMRGCIPSKMLVEVARNVRRVREVGKLGINVKLESVDFTRTMERVWRRISEESRMIEESLKRHPLIDLYQGTGTFIGEYTVDVAGREIEGDVFLLCLGSRPAVPNVPGIDEVEYHTSDSFFRELRELPRRTVVVGGGFVGLELGFFLAMMGSQVTILQRRDRILPEEEPEISELLRRDLSRYMDIRVNHEVVEFRRSGGRQIVVAENKLTGDNVEFEADLILIASGRRSNSDITRPEKTGVKVDEKGWIVVDEYLRTTKEGVWAFGDATGRLMFKHKANYESMIVYRNAFLGEQVKAEYHAVPHAVFTEPEVASVGMKEEEAAKKYDILVGFATYGETAKGEAMMAEDYFVKVILERETLRILGAHIVGPEASILIQEIVNLMYSDGTAAPIYRGMHIHPALSEVVERAFYHLHEPGEWKRHLHHGH
- a CDS encoding DUF4091 domain-containing protein translates to MDLKLAWVAVAVALLAALFAALLKRREGGAVKLVAFPAKPMERVFKDTPPPDEVQPLRLSAVRNEYVGSMFGVWSSEAVKGLRLETTDLVTEKGRIDSRNVKAFFVGSIPLTFNSPAPAEELERRAPCEIPDPILEELEEVDLEAGVTQPCYLRIYVPPDAEPGVYRGYVVAKARGFEARLEVVLTVHPVTLPGRRSLYVTNWFSVWNIAKHHGVELWSEEFWPIFERWVKFMSEYRQNVFWVPLETIRVYRSAEGYRFDFTIFDRYVEILLKYGADLIELTHVAGFKQWGGREIQLRSFDVVYGPGDVRSEPGEQVLPHLLGALEAHLREKGWLEKTVVHVADEPTEDGVEEWRRVSRLVKEHAPGLRRIDAVETTGFGGDLEIWVPTLHHYDQWMEEYEAARRQGAALWFYTCLNPQGRYPNRFIDFPLLKTRILHWINYAYDLKGFLHWGYNWWHGDPFKELNPQLPPGDTHIVYPGKRGPLPSLRLEAMRDGLEDYELFKLLEDEISAVKRELGGKALELPFERRALELCRRVVPSITGYARDPGKLLEVWEQVVRELVQLRERPLALVLTEPPEWEPIVWGPLMVLVRGVCEDGAEVEVNGKPVPVSNGYFATYAFPGRNGEIAVRVRKGGLEKVIVRRFSIKE